The following coding sequences lie in one Caloenas nicobarica isolate bCalNic1 chromosome 17, bCalNic1.hap1, whole genome shotgun sequence genomic window:
- the BHLHA9 gene encoding class A basic helix-loop-helix protein 9, translating into MSGAAIGKGTAPELDSSEEKLERGAAPQACYGQGLWVSHGREAATCLGDTEGMKVRKRSRPVRSKARRMAANVRERKRILDYNQAFNALRLALKHDLGGKRLSKIATLRRAINRITALSLSLHGAGRCWPCAHSECRGRAGVPVREPGMKTSHLQFPWEPGCAGAAGSQRCPPSPLYTTFSPEKQFQHYESPKEDRSMPSPAYCSSGTQHPGLRGQQRYMGSLRDALAGAVPWQLGYCQSWGHQQCLPIH; encoded by the coding sequence ATGTCCGGAGCAGCCATAGGAAAAGGCACAGCACCAGAACTCGACAGCTCAGAAGAGAAGCTGGAAcggggggctgcaccccaggCGTGCTATGGGCAGGGTCTGTGGGTCTCCCATGGGAGGGAAGCAGCCACCTGTCTGGGGGACACTGAAGGGATgaaggtgaggaagaggagcaggcCGGTGCGCTCCAAGGCAAGGAGGATGGCTGCCAATGTCAGAGAGCGCAAGAGGATCCTGGACTACAACCAAGCCTTCAACGCTCTGCGGCTGGCCCTTAAACACGACCTCGGTGGCAAAAGGCTTTCCAAAATCGCTACCCTTCGGCGAGCCATCAACAGGATCACAGCTCTGTCCTTGTCCCTGCATGGCGCTGGGCGCTGCTGGCCCTGTGCCCACTCCGAGTGCCGTGGCCGGGCTGGGGTCCCTGTGCGGGAGCCAGGGATGAAGACCAGCCACCTCCAGTTCCCCTGGGAGCCCggctgtgcaggtgctgccgGCTCACAGCGCTGCCCTCCGTCCCCTCTCTACACCACATTTTCCCCTGAGAAGCAGTTCCAGCACTACGAGAGCCCAAAGGAGGATCGCTCCATGCCCAGCCCTGCCTATTGCTCCAGCGGGACCCAGCACCCCGGGCTCCGAGGCCAGCAGAGATACATGGGCAGCCTGCGAGATGCCCTGGCTGGAGCGGTTCCCTGGCAGCTGGGCTATtgccagagctggggacaccagcagtGCCTCCCCATCCACTga